A single window of Betta splendens chromosome 11, fBetSpl5.4, whole genome shotgun sequence DNA harbors:
- the rp9 gene encoding retinitis pigmentosa 9 protein: MSSKKRTREKEKEKEGGREHKKHKSSKHDLEKLKTQTRKLSQEVQQLKHIETFYEKPPPGLIKEHEEKPEDCIPAEPGNEEARNFLAHAPTRGLWMPLGKEVKVMQCWRCKRYGHRTGDRECPFFIKGNQKLEQFRVAHEDPMYDVIRENKRNEKETRIQQLQQLLQDTTSSSSSDSDSSSSSSSSEHRGKKKKKRKDKKKDKKKRKRKRKHKSSKTSDSSDSD; this comes from the exons ATGTCCAGCAAAAAGCGAacgagggagaaggagaaggagaaggagggcgGACGGGAGCACAAGAAACACAAGTCGTCAAAGCACGATTTGGAAAAACTGAAAACGCAAACGAGAAAACTCAGCCAAGAagttcagcagctgaaacacatCGAGACGTT CTATGAGAAACCTCCACCGGGACTCATAAAG GAGCACGAGGAGAAACCAGAGGACTGTATTCCCGCGGAACCAGGAAACGAGGAAGCCCGGAACTTCCTGGCCCACGCGCCCACCAGGGGGCTGTGGATGCCTCTGgggaaggaggtgaaggtgatGCAGT GTTGGCGGTGCAAGCGCTATGGTCACAGGACGGGAGACAGGGAGTGTCCTTTCTTCATCAAAGGCAACCAGAAGCTCGAGCAGTTCAGAGTG GCTCATGAAGACCCGATGTATGACGTAATCCGAGAGAACAAAAGAAACGAAAAAGAAACCAG gatccagcagctgcagcagttgctCCAGGACAccacctcatcctcctcctccgactcagacagctcttcctcttcctcctcgtccgaGCACCgcggcaagaagaagaaaaagaggaaggacaagaaaaaggacaagaagaagagaaagaggaagcgaAAGCACAAGTCATCCAAAACGAGTGACAGCTCAGATTCAGACTGA